A section of the Halichoerus grypus chromosome 11, mHalGry1.hap1.1, whole genome shotgun sequence genome encodes:
- the LOC118549522 gene encoding LOW QUALITY PROTEIN: olfactory receptor 8D1-like (The sequence of the model RefSeq protein was modified relative to this genomic sequence to represent the inferred CDS: inserted 2 bases in 1 codon): MVAGNHSIVTEFVLVGLTQKPELQLPLFVLFLGIYIVTVVGNLGLILLIAVIPLLHTPMYYFLSSLSFIDLCYSSVIIPKMLVKFLGKKNMILYSECMAQLFFFVVFVVAEGYLLMVMAYDRYVAICSPLLYSVIMTSQVCSLLVLVAFILGFLSALAHTSAMMKLSFCRSHIISHYFCDVLPLLNLSCSNTHLSDLLLFIIAGFNTLVPTLAVFISYAFIFHNILHIRSSEGRSKAFGTCSSHLMAVGIFFGSITFMYFKPPSSNSLEQEKVSSVFYTTVIPMLNPLIYSLRNKXVKRALRKVLVRK; this comes from the exons ATGGTTGCAGGAAATCATTCCATAGTAACTGAGTTTGTGTTAGTGGGTTTAACACAGAAGCCAGAGCTCCAGCTGCCTCTCTTCGTCCTGTTCCTGGGAATCTATATAGTGACAGTGGTGGGGAATTTGGGCTTGATTCTCCTGATTGCAGTAATCCCTTTGCTTCACACCCCCATGTACTACTTCCTCAGCAGTTTGTCCTTCATCGATCTCTGCTATTCCTCTGTCATCATCCCCAAAATGCTGGTGAAGTTCTTAGGGAAGAAGAATATGATCCTTTATTCTGAGTGCATGGCACAGctctttttctttgtggtttttgtAGTGGCTGAGGGTTACCTCCTGATGGTGATGGCATATGATCGCTACGTTGCTATCTGTAGCCCGCTGCTTTACAGTGTGATAATGACCTCTCAGGTCTGCTCACTGCTTGTGCTGGTTGCCTTCATCCTGGGCTTTCTCTCTGCCTTGGCCCATACAAGTGCCATGATGAAACTGTCTTTCTGCAGATCCCACATCATCAGCCATTACTTCTGTGATGTCCTTCCTCTCCTCAATCTCTCCTGCTCCAATACACATCTCAGTGACCTTCTGCTTTTTATCATTGCGGGATTTAACACCTTGGTGCCCACTCTAGCGGTCTTCATTTCCTATGCCTTCATCTTCCACAACATCCTTCACATCCGATCCTCAGAGGGCCGGTCCAAAGCATTTGGTACTTGCAGCTCTCATCTCATGGCTGTGGGGATCTTCTTTGGGTCTATCACCTTCATGTATTTCAAGCCCCCTTCCAGTAACTCCCTGGAACAGGAAAAGGTGTCCTCAGTGTTTTACACCACAGTGATCCCCATGCTGAACCCTTTAATATACAGTCTGAGAAACAA TGTAAAGAGAGCATTGAGGAAGGTTTTGGTGAGGAAATGA
- the LOC118549527 gene encoding LOW QUALITY PROTEIN: olfactory receptor 8D2-like (The sequence of the model RefSeq protein was modified relative to this genomic sequence to represent the inferred CDS: substituted 1 base at 1 genomic stop codon), producing the protein MDTGNHSLVTEFILEGLTDQPGLQLPLFFLFLLIYMVCVVGNLGLIFXIRISSQLHMPMYYFLSNLFFIDLCYSTVIIPKLLLNFVSEKNLTSFPECMTQLFFFCFFGIDDSYMLTAMAYDRYVVICNPLLYNVTMSHRICFLLVTSVYTVGAFGALVHTSYISSRSFCGTNVIHHYFCDILPLLNISCSRDYTKELLVMILVGFNVFACALAIFISYAFILSSILCICSAEGRSKAFSTCSSHLAAVGVFYGSIIFIYFKPSTSDITQEKVVSVFYTTVIPILNPLIYSLRNKDVKESLKKVLNGGLLSRSA; encoded by the coding sequence ATGGATACAGGAAATCATTCTTTGGTAACTGAGTTTATCCTTGAGGGGTTAACAGACCAGCCAGGACTCcagctccctctcttcttcttgtttctattgatctatatggtCTGCGTGGTGGGAAATTTgggcttgattttttaaatcagaatcagTTCTCAGCTTCACATGCCCATGTATTATTTTCTCAGCAATTTGTTCTTCATAGATCTCTGCTACTCCACTGTCATAATTCCCAAGCTGTTGTTGAACTTTGTTTCAGAGAAGAATCTCACCTCCTTTCCTGAATGCATGACCCAgctctttttcttctgcttctttggtATTGATGACTCCTACATGCTGACAGCAATGGCGTATGACCGTTATGTTGTCATCTGTAACCCCTTGCTCTACAATGTCACCATGTCCCACAGAATCTGTTTTCTACTGGTCACCAGTGTGTACACAGTGGGTGCCTTTGGAGCCTTGGTCCATACCAGCTACATATCTAGTCGATCCTTCTGTGGAACTAATGTCATCCACCATTACTTCTGTGACATCCTTCCCCTTCTGAATATATCTTGTTCGAGAGACTACACCAAGGAACTCTTGGTGATGATTTTAGTTGGATTCAATGTATTTGCATGTGCTTTAGCCATCTTCATCTCTTATGCCTTCATTCTTTCTAGCATCTTATGCATCtgctcagctgaaggcagatccaaAGCTTTCAGTACCTGCAGCTCCCACCTTGCAGCTGTTGGGGTCTTCTATGGGTCCAtcatcttcatatattttaaaccaTCTACCAGTGACATAACACAGGAGAAGGTGGTTTCCGTGTTTTATACCACAGTGATTCCCATACTTAACCCCCTTATCTACAGCCTTAGGAACAAGGATGTCAAAGAATCCCTTAAAAAAGTTCTAAATGGTGGGTTACTTTCTCGGTCAGCATAG